TAATAATATTAAAAGTTCTCTCTCTGCCAAGGGCGTTAATTTGGTTAATGCCTCTGGAGAAGCGGCCGGCCAATCAGTGCCGCATTTCCACATTCATATTATCCCTAGATACGAGGATGATAAATTAGAGTTTAATCAATGGTGGCAGTCTAAAGCTAAACAAGCCGGTCCCGAAGAACTAAAAAAATTGGCCGAGCAAATTAAAAAAGATAATTATAGGAATTAAAAAATTATGACTAAACCTTTGAGGATTGCGATTAATGGTTTTGGCCGGATCGGCCGGCTGGTCTTCCGATTGGGGTTTGGCGATCCGGATTTTGAGTTTGTTGCTTTAAACGATCTGGGCGAACCGGAAAATATGCTCTATCTGCTGAAATACGACACTGTTTATGGCAGATACGGGAAAGAATTAGGGATTAAGAATAATGAATTAAGCGTTGGCAAAGCAAAAAGTTCTGCCCAGCTAGTGATCGGCGGCAAAGAATTGCCCCTTTTTCAGGAAAAAGAGCCGCTAAATCTTCCCTGGCAAGAGCTGGACATAGATTTGGTGATTGAGTCAACCGGAGCGTTTGAGTCTTATGAAAAAGCTAAAGTTCACTTGGATGCCGGCGCTAAAAGAATTTTATTGTCTGCGCCGTCAAAAGATGAAGATGGCGAAAATGGCAAAACAGTTTTAATTGGGGTTAATGAAGATGATTTAAAAACTTGTTTGATTTCGTCAAACGGTTCTTGCACGACTAATTCGGCCCATCCGGTGATTCAGATTTTGTCAGAGAAAATCGGGATTAAAAAAGCGATTTTATCAACTGTTCACGGCTATACCGCCACTCAAAATCTTGTTGACGGACCGGTTAAGGGGCACGATTTGAGGCGCGGCCGGGCCGCTGGCCAAAACATTGTTCCGTCAACTACTGGCGCGGCAACCACAGTAACTAAAGCAGTAAAGGAATTGGCCGGCAGGTTTGATGGGATTGCTTTTCGGGTGCCGGTAGTAGCTGGTTCAATTGCAGATATTACTATGTTGATGACGCGGGAGACTACCCCGGAGGAAATTAATCAAATTTTGGAAGAAGCAGCCAAAGAACCGCGCTGGAACAAAATAATGAAAACCACTAACGAGCCGTTGGTGTCCTCAGATATTGTTGGTCAGGCCTATGGCGCGATCGTTGATTTAGGTTTTACTAAAGTCGTTGATGGGGATTTAGTTAAGGTGCTGTCTTGGTATGATAATGAGATGGGGTACACTCGAACATTGATTGAACACGCTCGCGCTATAAAACGAGTTTTATAGCAATTTTCAGTTTTCAATTCTTAGTTTTCATTGAATTTTCAGTTTGAGAATTTTCAAATTGAGTTATTGATTGGGAATTGGAAATTGGTAATTGGGAATTAATAAACTATGTTATACATAATCAGTGATCATCGCGGGTTTGAATTGAAAGAAAAAATCAAACAATATCTTTCAAACAAAGGTATCGAGTTTGAAGACTTGGGCGCTTTTGAATATATCCAGGGCGATGATTATCCTGATTATGCTAAGAAATTGGCAGAGAAAATTTTAGCAGGCAAGGAAAATTTAGGCGTTGCTCTATGCGGTTCAGGCGCGGGAATGACAATCGCTTTAAACCGATTCAGGGGGGTTTTCGCTGGTTTAGCCGCTAATCCGAAAATGGCGCGGGCAAACAAACAAGAAGACAATATCAATGTCTTGGTTTTGCCGGCTAATTTTATTGATGAGAAAACTGCGCTAGAATCAGTTAATGCGTTTTTAATTGCAGAGTTTGATAACGCTGAACGTAGAATCAGGCGGTTGAAAAAAATTGAAGAGTTGAATTAAATCGCGCAAAGAGACAATGAAAATCTATATTGTTGGTTCGGGTGGGGTTGGCGGCTATTTGGGTGCGGTTTTGGCAAAGGCTGGGAATGAGGTAGTCTTTTTAGCTAGAGGCGAGCATTATCAGGCAATCAAAACAAGAGGTTTAGAAGTTAAAAGTGTTGTTGGTGATTTTAGGGTTTACCCGACTCAAGCAGTAAACTCTGTAAAAGAGATCTCTGATCCGGATTTAATAATCTTTGCGGTAAAAACTTATGATACCGAAGGGTTAGCTAAACAGTTGGCTGGTGTTGTTAATGAGAAAACCGCCATTATTACTTTTCAAAACGGGGTTGGTAATGATGAGCAGATAAAA
This genomic window from Patescibacteria group bacterium contains:
- a CDS encoding HIT family protein, whose amino-acid sequence is MADCVFCKIVSGEIPSIKIFEDEKTLAFLDINPLTYGHCLIIPKEHYEDVFDIPFDGLKTVISNAKTLANNIKSSLSAKGVNLVNASGEAAGQSVPHFHIHIIPRYEDDKLEFNQWWQSKAKQAGPEELKKLAEQIKKDNYRN
- a CDS encoding glyceraldehyde 3-phosphate dehydrogenase NAD-binding domain-containing protein; the protein is MTKPLRIAINGFGRIGRLVFRLGFGDPDFEFVALNDLGEPENMLYLLKYDTVYGRYGKELGIKNNELSVGKAKSSAQLVIGGKELPLFQEKEPLNLPWQELDIDLVIESTGAFESYEKAKVHLDAGAKRILLSAPSKDEDGENGKTVLIGVNEDDLKTCLISSNGSCTTNSAHPVIQILSEKIGIKKAILSTVHGYTATQNLVDGPVKGHDLRRGRAAGQNIVPSTTGAATTVTKAVKELAGRFDGIAFRVPVVAGSIADITMLMTRETTPEEINQILEEAAKEPRWNKIMKTTNEPLVSSDIVGQAYGAIVDLGFTKVVDGDLVKVLSWYDNEMGYTRTLIEHARAIKRVL
- a CDS encoding RpiB/LacA/LacB family sugar-phosphate isomerase, with product MLYIISDHRGFELKEKIKQYLSNKGIEFEDLGAFEYIQGDDYPDYAKKLAEKILAGKENLGVALCGSGAGMTIALNRFRGVFAGLAANPKMARANKQEDNINVLVLPANFIDEKTALESVNAFLIAEFDNAERRIRRLKKIEELN